From the Oryzias melastigma strain HK-1 linkage group LG13, ASM292280v2, whole genome shotgun sequence genome, the window AAATCCTCTGATTGTTCTCACTGCTGATAATGACTGTGGTGCTGTTCAGATAAAACCACAAAACTACAAAGTGGGTCTGAAAGACAGAAGTCAGTCAGATGTTTCTGAAGAACTCAGAGAAACTATTGTAAAGATTTTGTCTGGATCAAACAAATCCTTCAAGCTTGAGTTGATGTCCAACATCTCTGGAGTCAGAGTGGATGAAGACGACACAGTCTGTCAAAATGGAAAATCTGCTGCCATGAACATAGTGAAGCTGATTCAGGACATGGATGTTTCCAGGATCAAAGATACTTTTCTTCCTTGTCAAGCTCAACTTTGGCATGAGTGGTGCagaacaaacaaagaaagattTCACCTCAGAGGAAacattgagaaagaaaaaagtcagaaagatCAACAACTGATACAAATCCGACAGAAACAATGTGCTGCTTCCTGTAGTGAACTGATGAAATCATTCACTGACAGCCTCATGAGTTTGGAACAGAAAGACAAAGAATACTTCCTGAAATGGACTCAGATCCTGATAGATGAACTCTCCTCAAAGGATCTCTCTGCAATTCTCCAAAACTATGATGAAAAGTGGTCAGAGGTTTTGGCTTTAAAGAAGAAACATGACAAATCTGATCagttaaaagtcaaacaaactGAGCTTGAACAAATATCACAGAAACTGCAAGCAGCAACCTTTGGTTTGGAGCACATCTTCAGAGAAATGTCACAGATCTATGAAGCCCATCAATCTCTAAAGAGACaaacacactgcagacacactgaATGGGTTAAATACCCTGAGCTGGCTGCAGATCTGATGATATCTGGACATCCCATGGAGTTGATGGATGGTGATGCAGGTCACGTGCCTTTAACTTGGATCTCTGGTCTTTTACAGGAAGTCATCAAGAAACTGGGTGACCAGAGAGTTTTTGTGTTGTCAGTTTTGGGCGTTCAAAGCAGTGGAAAGTCAACAATGCTGAATGCCATGTTTGGACTGCAGTTTGCTGTGAGTGCAGGCAGGTGCACCAAGGGTGCATACATGCAGCTGCTCAAATTATCAGAGGAAATCAAGACAGACTTCAAGTTTGACTATGTTCTAGTGGTGGACACTGAAGGACTGAGAGCTCTTGAGCTGGAAGGTCACAACACTCTTCACCACGACAATGAACTGGCAACATTTGTTGTTGGTTTAGGAAACATGACACTGATCAACATCTTTGGTGAGAATCCAGCTGAGATGCAAGACATCCTGCAGATTGTAGTTCAGGCTTTCATGAGGATGAAGAAAGTTCAGCTTTCTCcaagttgtgtgtttgttcacCAGAATGTTACAGATGtcacagctgcagagaaaaacatggACGGAAAGAGACGACTGCAAGAAAAACTGGACAAGATGGCTCAACTAGCTGCCAAAGAGGAAGGATGTGAAGCTGAATGTTTCAGTGATGTTATTGCATTTGATGTTCAAAAAGATGTGAAATACTTTGCTCAGCTGTGGGAGGGAAGTCCACCAATGGCTCCTCCAAATCCAGGTTACAGTGAGAGTGTCCAAGAACTGAAGAGCTTCATCCTGTCTAAAgcttcagagtctgatggaatcAAACTCTCACATTTCAGCAGCAAAATTCAGGATCTGTGGAACGCTCTGATGaatgaaaactttgttttcagcttcaaaaacaCTCAAGAAATCTCAGTGTACAGAAAACTGGAGGTCCAGTACGGAAACTGGACTTGGACTCTGAGGAGTGAGATGCTGACCATTGAGAACAGACTTTATCCACAAATAGAAAACAGACAACTTGACAAGATTGAACTCAGAGATCTTTCAAAAGAAATGAGCAAAACATATGAACAAATACAGACAGAAATCACAGATTACTTTGAGAATAATGAAGACAAAGAACTGTTGATTCAGTGGCGTGGAcgatgtgaaaataaaatcaaagattttcatGAGGAACTTCTGACAGgagttaaaagaaaactggatgAAGTCATTCAGCAGAAGAAAGCCTGTAAGAAGCTTgatgagaagaaaacagattttgagAACAAACTGCTGCAAAAAAGCAAAGAACTCGCTCACACTCTAAGAGATGCCATGAAAGATGAGGAGGAACTCAAGATGCAGTTTGACTCTGTTTGGAGTCACTGGGTTAAAGAATTAACTTCAGACACTAAGCCCATTGAGGACATCAACCTGGAAGAAGATCAGTTAACTGTCCTTAAAGATCTTGGTTTTGAATGGAATCTATGTCATAAATTGAAACACAGTAAGCAATACAAAAACCTGCCAAAAACTGGGAACTACTTTAATTATATTCAGTTAAAGAAATATAACATTAATACTGCATTGAAATATGTAGTAGGAGTTGAACCTTTGTCACATGAAGATCAGGAACAGATCAGATCTCTAATCAAAAATGTTGATCAAAAATCACTGGAGATCATTCAGAGCAAACCTGTAGCAACAAGAGGATACAGATCAATTTACCTCCATGAAGTGgctaaaaatgttcaagaaaatgtgacaaaatttgattcaaatatgaaatatacatttaaaaaggagTTCAGAATTGAGCTTCTGCTGTTTGTCTTCGACAAAGCAGCTGACTGGATTTTACAGTCTCACAAGACATACAAAGATAACAATGATGTTCTGATCTACCTAAACAgcaagaaaaatgaatatttcaacattttcagaagtTTCTGTAAAGGAAGCTCATCTGCTGTGGTGTTTGGAGAAATGATCAGTGAGAAACTGAAGGTCTCTGCTGTGGAGGCTGTCTGTAACCAGACTGCTGTTGACCTTGCTAGAGAACTCAGGTGTAATGTCCCAGCATTCAATGGGAACAGGCTGAACCTGGAGAAACATGTGTTGAAGGATCTGGCAGAGAAAGAAGACTTCAACAAGTTCATCTCCTACATCAGAAATCCAAGGGAGCAAGTAGAggaatttataagaaaaaaagtaaagacgtgcatgtttaatgaaaacaaagacaaagctCATAAAATCCTCCAGAAAAATGCAGACGACATCCAGAAGCTCATCAGTCAAACTTTATATGaaacaacagagaaaataaagactGAAAAAGGAGACATTAACATGTGGGTGAAGGAGTTCTCCAGTTCACTGAGCTGTAAGTTGACAATTGGTACCATTTCCTGTCAGAACTTCAGAGACATAaacaatttagactttttaagagATGAAATAGAAAAAGGTTTTCAAATCTTCTCTAAGGAGATGAAGGATCTCTCTCTGGATGAGGTGATGAATAACAGACAGAAACCTGATGAAATCCTCATTGATCAGCTGTGTAACTGCTGCTGGGAACAATGTCCATTCTGTGGAGCTGTTTGTATCAACACCATCAAAGACCACAGTCCAGACAAACACAGTGTTCCTTTTCATCGACCCTCTGGAGTTAAAGGATGGCACATAAGAGGCACAGTGGAGTTAGTCACTGATTTCTGCACCACATCAGTCACAAGTGATAAAAGCTTCTATCCCAGTCCTGATTCAGAGAACACCATTCCTTTTAAACGTTATCAAACTGCAGGAGGAAAATATGCATCATGGAGCATTACTGCAGATGGATCTATGCTGCAATACTGGAAATGGTTTGTTTGTCGCTTTCAGAAGAAAATAGAAGATTATTATAAAAAGAAGTTTCAGGCCCGGGGGGAGATTCCATCTGAATggagaaaatacagtaaagaaGAGGCTCTCAGAAGTCTGGATCAAATGTGCAGTTTGTGAGAAAATTGCAAACATGCTGGAGGTTTAAAGATgctcatttgaacattttccacataaacatttttatcttttactcaAACTGAACAGGAAGAGATTTTAAAGTAACATCTGAATCAATGAAACAGAATGGAAACAATTTTATCCTTTTAATCATGTTTCATGTAACTTTAATATAATCAATAATCTAATATTAGCTTGAAGAATCTCTAAAATagtgaggagaaaaacaaaaatgttccaatttaccAGTATATCTACTTTTGCATGCtcttatttcctctttttgtgttcGATTTAGAgagatttgattttgaaaaaaataattaattcagtTATGTAATAATCTGTTTATGAAAcattatatttacttttaaaaccaaatttaatttgttttcacatatctgttattctttctttttatttttgtaaaatgaacaaaacaggTAAAAAATTTCAATGTATCAAAAAATCATCTTACTAAACAGAAACTcagtcattcatttattcactcattcctttttttcttaaacgtAATTATTTCTGTTCAGTTACAGGAGCTTAAACAGCTGCGGTTGGGCAAATGCagggaataaaaaaatgatatgtttgtataaatgtgttttgaaacTTTGGCTACAACATAAAACATAATGTCTATTGTATGTGAtcattttactctgaaatatTACCtgttatcctttaaaaaaactttttttttgacctACAATTGCTAATCTATATATCAtattatgtaaaaattaaactttttaaatctcaaattgccgttgttttttacttttgagttAAAACTCACCATCTTAATtatcatttgtcatttttccaagATACAAAACTATGCGCTCTAATGCAGTGATTCTTGGCCATGGGGCCGTTGCCCAATCTCGCTCCACGAGTGCCCCTAGTGGACCacgaaaaaaaattctgttctgAACCTGAGGGCCACGGGACCTGAATGCAGCTTTCTAGCACTTGGtggaatttatatttatttatttacatttttatatggtCTTTTTAATGCAGCTGTTATAGGTTGGAAGTCATAGTTTCGTACTGATCAATTGAAATTAAtctttgaatttaataaaagggGGAAGATGAAATTTGATCTGACGGCTGCAAGGGAGAGCAGAGCACCGCGGTGGAGAGGTAGAGCGAATcgaagctgtctgctattacaaatcccagatggaggaaacagattattattttattatgttatggGGTCCAACACAagtttactacaacaacaaCCATTGTCAAAGAATCGCGGAAACTCAGCATTTCTCTGCAAAAGTCCCGCCTGCCGCTGTAATGAGAGACGAGCAACAGAGtcgacagacacgcccccaccagTGTccagacctgaaatccagcaggATCAGACTTGTCACCAGGGGTTAAAGTAAGCCGGAACGCTCCGGTTCTGGTGAAAGAGTTGGAGGCGGAGCACCGCTCCGGCGGGAGAGATCAGCTGAGCGGCCGGTTTTCACCGTATCACACATGACAAAAACTGCGGTCACTCTTATTCTCGTTCCCGGGCCGTCTCATTCCGGGTTCCATCCGCTTCACTTGttaacattttgggtgtctccaattCATCGCCACCCAAAaagatctaatctaatctaatctaatcccaatctaccgtgacaacagtcatggatgacgacgcACCTTCGTGACtctttttcccttctgactttttaaagagaagcgcgctcttttttatgattattctgtagtcttttctacttttttctctgTCCCCGCCCCGCTGGCGCGCACGTGGAAGGGCGGAGATGTGCTGTGCGCAAACGCGCACGCTGAAGGGTGGGGATCTGCTGTGCGCAAACGCGCACGTGGACGGATAGAAATCTGCTGTGCGCAAAAGCGCACGTGGAAGGATAGGGATATGCTGTGCGCAGGCACATTCGCCGCAAGGTGGGGGTGCTGTTacgtgctgctgctgtctggcctcttttccatccagttcccttcggctcacctggcaggtgtggccaatctgccttgattggcaggtggTGTCCATATAAgccagaggaggccacaccaagccaggcagggagcagagcagcaggctgggtggtgGCTTGTGTGGAGTTGGTTTGGGTtacttttgtcctcagcaatcttagattgctgggttttgttgtgttagtttggggttggaccttggtagttctgatttgcgggctttgtttaatttgtgttgattaggtagttttgttaggcagcccttagaagggagctgctgactccgacggtcgtcatggctgggtcagcagtctccctggtttctttttcttttggccaagatCCCAACTccgttttggtttgttctttttaaccaaaccactaatttctttgcttcatttcaggacacaggttttccgtttgttcaaataaactgtgttccttttatgtttGGTGTCCGGTTGATGTTATTGTCCCCACTGATGGCTATTCCCCCCAATTTTCTATTGGGGACGTAACAGTGCTTTGAACGATATTGCTGCCGTGCACATGACGGGGTATGGAAGTGCGCTATTTGactggtgtcaagccagcacgctctcattaaactgctgtcaagtgagcCCTCTCTCAAATACAGCATGCGACTGTAATACAATCATTACGGTAGCAGCAAGAAAGGCTTCTTTTCAAAGTGAGAGTAAAGCATACCTCCTGGTTTCCACAGgaccatttcacttctcacgTATAGTATCCCTTCTTGTCatgtcacccacaaagtttcactcagatctgatgtggtattttgtagtactgctcaattgaaattgtgtacttaagcgataaaaactgcaattttaaaatacttctaaaatgaaaactcctagtttccacagaatcatttcacttctTACTTAGAGTATCCCTTCTTGTtatgtcacccacaaagtttcagccAGATCTGATGTAGTATTTTGTAGTATTGCCCTTTTAAAATTGGGTATtaaagcgaaaaaaaaaaaatacagatttaaaatactcatagaatgaaaactcctagtttcTACACAGTTTCAGCCTG encodes:
- the LOC112149029 gene encoding interferon-induced very large GTPase 1, with translation MERVDDRAPRGTQRESDVTNDEADIHEEDREKMEQKSLGEDGATTGFSDVDRSGNTKEQPTNILEENHQKEHQEGVESVFSRLHVRRQQKFSSANFLKIGSPLKQMSSTTEKDVSQAFLQRLMALDYRARSIPVQPDISEGKHSKLVSVSESVSTDDDDDLDALFSTNVDSSQSKQDHVHPMDVQMIVFHCSDSFLKQNMITKLSQCQYALPLLVPDPAAADIECPLWTFRQIRKTWKKIEIRDKSKNVYIKSLPICKAETPLVSFFRLGSLSQSKSQLMNTLINDRHNTFIHRNCRGSTKSRHLMDGVVEIAWYCPAGKDNDSFSDCIAFCNLHGDSLLMEKQREILTEISSVLVVLVPALEKGQESSKVISTLIRSPNPLIVLTADNDCGAVQIKPQNYKVGLKDRSQSDVSEELRETIVKILSGSNKSFKLELMSNISGVRVDEDDTVCQNGKSAAMNIVKLIQDMDVSRIKDTFLPCQAQLWHEWCRTNKERFHLRGNIEKEKSQKDQQLIQIRQKQCAASCSELMKSFTDSLMSLEQKDKEYFLKWTQILIDELSSKDLSAILQNYDEKWSEVLALKKKHDKSDQLKVKQTELEQISQKLQAATFGLEHIFREMSQIYEAHQSLKRQTHCRHTEWVKYPELAADLMISGHPMELMDGDAGHVPLTWISGLLQEVIKKLGDQRVFVLSVLGVQSSGKSTMLNAMFGLQFAVSAGRCTKGAYMQLLKLSEEIKTDFKFDYVLVVDTEGLRALELEGHNTLHHDNELATFVVGLGNMTLINIFGENPAEMQDILQIVVQAFMRMKKVQLSPSCVFVHQNVTDVTAAEKNMDGKRRLQEKLDKMAQLAAKEEGCEAECFSDVIAFDVQKDVKYFAQLWEGSPPMAPPNPGYSESVQELKSFILSKASESDGIKLSHFSSKIQDLWNALMNENFVFSFKNTQEISVYRKLEVQYGNWTWTLRSEMLTIENRLYPQIENRQLDKIELRDLSKEMSKTYEQIQTEITDYFENNEDKELLIQWRGRCENKIKDFHEELLTGVKRKLDEVIQQKKACKKLDEKKTDFENKLLQKSKELAHTLRDAMKDEEELKMQFDSVWSHWVKELTSDTKPIEDINLEEDQLTVLKDLGFEWNLCHKLKHSKQYKNLPKTGNYFNYIQLKKYNINTALKYVVGVEPLSHEDQEQIRSLIKNVDQKSLEIIQSKPVATRGYRSIYLHEVAKNVQENVTKFDSNMKYTFKKEFRIELLLFVFDKAADWILQSHKTYKDNNDVLIYLNSKKNEYFNIFRSFCKGSSSAVVFGEMISEKLKVSAVEAVCNQTAVDLARELRCNVPAFNGNRLNLEKHVLKDLAEKEDFNKFISYIRNPREQVEEFIRKKVKTCMFNENKDKAHKILQKNADDIQKLISQTLYETTEKIKTEKGDINMWVKEFSSSLSCKLTIGTISCQNFRDINNLDFLRDEIEKGFQIFSKEMKDLSLDEVMNNRQKPDEILIDQLCNCCWEQCPFCGAVCINTIKDHSPDKHSVPFHRPSGVKGWHIRGTVELVTDFCTTSVTSDKSFYPSPDSENTIPFKRYQTAGGKYASWSITADGSMLQYWKWFVCRFQKKIEDYYKKKFQARGEIPSEWRKYSKEEALRSLDQMCSL